The Mucilaginibacter mallensis genome has a segment encoding these proteins:
- a CDS encoding SGNH/GDSL hydrolase family protein produces MSKLIPSNRRTFVRDAAVGTIAALAVPGIISSAFASAPKTKKVTLADNDVVLFQGDSITEWGRDKTKSTANDFGALGSGYVLLTATVLLRDYAAKNLQIHNTGISGNKVYQLADRWDTDTLALKPNVLSIMVGVNDYWHTLSGNYKGTIETYRTDYKKLLDRTKQALPDVKLIIGEPFALKDVKAVDASWYPAFDTYRQAAQDVADEFGAVFVPYQKVMDEAVKVAPAKYWSLDGVHPSPAGASLMAEAWLKAVKG; encoded by the coding sequence ATGAGTAAGCTTATACCATCCAATCGTAGAACTTTTGTCAGGGACGCTGCCGTGGGCACTATAGCCGCTTTAGCGGTACCGGGCATTATATCATCAGCTTTTGCATCAGCACCAAAAACTAAAAAAGTAACACTGGCCGATAATGATGTGGTACTTTTCCAGGGTGATTCGATTACAGAATGGGGCCGTGATAAAACCAAAAGTACAGCAAATGATTTCGGTGCATTAGGATCGGGATATGTATTGCTTACTGCAACTGTACTGTTACGCGATTATGCGGCTAAAAATCTACAGATACATAATACGGGTATAAGCGGCAATAAAGTATATCAACTGGCCGACAGGTGGGATACAGACACATTAGCATTAAAACCAAATGTACTAAGCATTATGGTTGGCGTAAACGACTACTGGCATACGCTTAGCGGCAACTATAAAGGTACTATTGAGACTTACAGAACCGATTATAAAAAACTATTAGACCGCACCAAACAGGCCCTGCCCGATGTAAAACTAATTATAGGCGAACCTTTTGCCCTTAAGGATGTAAAAGCGGTTGATGCATCATGGTACCCGGCTTTTGACACTTACAGGCAGGCAGCACAGGATGTGGCCGATGAATTTGGGGCAGTATTTGTACCCTATCAAAAGGTTATGGATGAGGCCGTAAAAGTAGCACCAGCTAAATACTGGTCGCTTGATGGGGTACACCCTTCACCTGCCGGTGCAAGCCTGATGGCGGAAGCCTGGTTGAAAGCTGTAAAAGGATAG
- a CDS encoding 5-(carboxyamino)imidazole ribonucleotide synthase: MKTFYGDLKLGILGGGQLGRMLIQQAINYNVTVKVLDPDREAPCRKLCDEFVVGSLGDYETVYNFGKKVDMLTIEIEKVNVEALEQLEKEGVLVYPQPRIIRLIQDKGLQKQFFKENDIPTADFQVISSMEQLKESHIPFPYIQKLRRDGYDGKGVYKVVDESYLDKAFTEPSLIERLVDFEKEIAVIVARNASGEVKTFPMVEMEFNPQANLVEFLIAPSTLPFEVHQEAELIAKRIAETLKIVGILAVEMFLDKSGRILVNELAPRPHNSGHQSIEGNVVSQFEQHLRAIFDQPMGDTACLNNAIMVNILGEPGYEGPAIYQGIEKILKLAGVYVHLYGKALTKPFRKMGHVTIVDADREKAIEKARFVQETLKVIS, translated from the coding sequence ATGAAAACATTCTACGGAGATTTAAAACTTGGTATTTTGGGCGGCGGTCAGCTTGGGCGCATGCTGATACAACAGGCTATTAATTATAATGTTACCGTTAAGGTGCTCGATCCTGATCGTGAGGCGCCATGCCGTAAATTATGCGATGAATTTGTAGTTGGCTCGTTGGGCGACTATGAAACTGTTTACAATTTCGGCAAGAAGGTGGACATGCTTACCATCGAGATTGAAAAGGTGAACGTTGAGGCACTGGAGCAGCTCGAAAAAGAAGGCGTATTGGTTTATCCGCAACCGCGCATCATCAGACTGATACAGGATAAGGGCCTGCAAAAACAATTTTTTAAGGAGAATGATATACCTACGGCTGATTTTCAGGTGATATCATCAATGGAGCAGTTAAAGGAAAGCCATATCCCATTCCCATATATTCAGAAACTACGCCGCGATGGCTACGATGGCAAGGGTGTTTACAAGGTGGTTGATGAATCATACCTTGATAAAGCTTTCACCGAGCCGAGCCTGATTGAGCGCCTGGTTGATTTTGAAAAGGAGATAGCCGTTATTGTTGCCCGTAATGCAAGCGGCGAGGTAAAAACCTTCCCGATGGTGGAGATGGAATTTAACCCGCAAGCTAATTTGGTGGAGTTCCTGATAGCGCCCTCAACCCTGCCATTTGAGGTACACCAGGAAGCTGAACTGATTGCCAAACGCATTGCTGAAACACTTAAAATAGTGGGCATACTGGCAGTAGAAATGTTTTTAGATAAAAGCGGCCGCATACTGGTAAATGAACTGGCCCCACGCCCACATAACAGTGGCCACCAGAGTATTGAGGGTAATGTAGTATCACAGTTTGAGCAACATTTAAGGGCAATATTTGACCAGCCAATGGGTGATACCGCCTGCCTGAACAATGCCATTATGGTTAACATTTTAGGCGAGCCCGGCTATGAAGGCCCGGCAATTTACCAGGGCATTGAAAAAATATTAAAGCTTGCCGGCGTGTATGTACATTTATATGGCAAAGCCTTAACCAAGCCTTTCCGTAAAATGGGTCACGTTACCATTGTTGATGCCGACAGGGAAAAAGCGATTGAAAAAGCAAGATTTGTGCAGGAGACGTTGAAGGTGATAAGTTAG
- a CDS encoding four helix bundle protein has product MAFRFEDLQVWHRALALSEQINQLTKTFPKDEVYVLTSQIKRAADSVVLNIAEGSTGQSKAVFKLFLTYSLRSAIEVVSCLFIAKTRGYLKEDLFKQLYDEYESIVKMITALKNSF; this is encoded by the coding sequence ATGGCCTTTAGATTTGAGGATTTACAAGTTTGGCATAGAGCATTGGCATTAAGCGAACAGATAAACCAATTGACTAAAACTTTTCCCAAAGACGAAGTTTATGTATTAACTTCACAAATAAAGCGTGCCGCTGATTCGGTTGTATTAAACATTGCTGAAGGATCAACGGGGCAAAGCAAGGCGGTTTTTAAGTTATTTCTAACATATTCACTTCGGTCAGCCATAGAAGTTGTGAGTTGTTTATTTATAGCGAAAACAAGAGGCTATTTAAAAGAAGATTTATTTAAACAATTATATGATGAATATGAGTCGATTGTTAAAATGATAACAGCACTAAAAAACTCATTTTAA
- the purE gene encoding 5-(carboxyamino)imidazole ribonucleotide mutase codes for MNQGSPKIGIIMGSKSDLHIMQDAADVLKELGVNYEITVVSAHRTPDRMFSYARAAADRGIKVIIAGAGGAAHLPGMVASLTHLPVIGVPVKSSNSIDGWDSILSILQMPNGIPVATVALNAAKNAGILAAQILSTADEFLVQKLITFKEELKKKVEESAEEMSRES; via the coding sequence ATGAACCAAGGATCACCAAAAATAGGAATCATCATGGGTAGCAAATCAGATCTGCATATTATGCAGGATGCTGCCGATGTTTTAAAGGAACTGGGTGTTAATTACGAGATCACCGTTGTATCGGCACATCGCACACCCGACCGTATGTTCAGCTACGCCCGTGCCGCTGCTGATCGTGGTATAAAAGTTATTATTGCCGGTGCCGGTGGTGCTGCGCATTTGCCGGGCATGGTGGCTTCATTAACACATCTGCCTGTTATTGGTGTGCCGGTAAAATCAAGCAACTCCATTGATGGCTGGGACTCTATCCTATCCATATTACAAATGCCAAATGGCATCCCTGTAGCTACCGTTGCCCTAAATGCCGCGAAAAACGCAGGTATTTTAGCTGCGCAGATACTATCCACAGCAGATGAATTCCTGGTTCAAAAGCTCATCACTTTTAAGGAAGAACTGAAGAAAAAAGTAGAGGAATCGGCAGAAGAAATGAGTCGGGAGTCATAA